Part of the Oryzias melastigma strain HK-1 linkage group LG24, ASM292280v2, whole genome shotgun sequence genome, tatgttggaatGAAAAtatcttgtgtgtgtgtgtgtatatatttttatttcttgaaaactACTTGAACAGTTCTGTCTCAAATCTGATTTAAATCTTTCAATACAGCATATTGACATTGCATTGTCTTCTGTCTGTGTCTTTTTCTGTTAGGATGCAACTGACAAGGACTTGTACAGTGAAACTCCAGTGGGAATCCTCTGCATTTGACATCCTCAACTCAACCCATCCAGAGTGAGCATCATCTTGGAAGGGAGTGTAGTAATGGAGGAGCTGGCCAACCTACCGCCGGCTTTCTGTGTCCTTTTTGGACTGATCTATGCTTTGCACTTGGATTACCCCAAGTGCATGAAAAGCACCTTCCACTTTATTCATTTGGTCAGGCTCAACTTTGGCAGAGGTGGGTAGAAACCCAAAattccatctttgaagaagtaaGTGTGTGTTTAAAACAGGGGTCTTAACCCATTGCTCTGGATGTGAGTGCTTGGTTATTTGAAATGTTGCACTTTAAAAATACCATTACTGTTGGCACTGTTCGAtatgcaatttttatttatgcattacCACTGATTTTGCAATTTGATTCCATACTGATTGtatatgatttttgtttttagcattgcTACCTATGTTGTATAGCATTCTTAATGTTGTAGTTTAATGCCATACTGATTCAGAACagtattatttgtttgttttttttaattacaaacattttttattgaccaGATAAagacaagtttaaaaacatgttaacaaGACAAATTTCTGTGTATGGagacaaataaataatcaagAATGGACACTCGTctgattttgcattttatttcctTAATTTATAGCAGTCTTGGGAAAAGGGATTTTTAAGGTAAATCAACTTGGAGGTTAGTGTATTCAGCTTAAAGTTATAAGTGGAACAAATATGTACATAAATTGATCTTACTAATAATGGTAAGTTTAATCATCTTGAAGGTTAGTGCACTTAACTTAAAATTATCAGTGGAATAAAATGGCAATGCAGTTAATAACactaattattttaagtttaatcaaCCTGGAAGTTAGTGCACTTAACTTAAAATTAACAGCGGAATGAAGTGGCAAAGCAATTAATGTTACTAATTATTTTACGTTAAACTAAacattacttaatttttttagggcAACCAGTTTCTATAAATTTTTTTAGTAAACTCTACTTATCCGGGTTTACAGTGTAGGCAGAGGGGTGAACATGGTTTGAGTATTGTTTCCCTTCACACACGTCACTGTGACACCACTAGAGTATGGCACACATTCTTCCTTTTAgtagcagaaaacaaaaacctcctCAATGATGAGGCATTACTGAGCGAGGCAAGAGAATGAAGAGGccacaacaacaataacaaatatagtGTGTACACTAGTTTACTTAATCTGTATATCTTAACTTGGTTGgctgcaatgattttttttggtacaGCAGGAGTCAGTATTAAATGACACAGTATCAATACAGTTTAGGTAATATGCCGAAACTAGGGCCGggaatcaattacaaaaaattaacaattcattaaaaaactggaaaaaatgaatcacttttatttctttttttgttgcagtattTATCAGCCACCTGTTGGCCATTATGTTATgatgtttaaaatacaaatactcACATTTTTAGGCTGAGGTTGTGGAAGTGAGGCTGAAGTCTCATCCTGAGAGGCCGCTGACATGCTCTCTTCAGCTCTTCTGGAGGTAGATGTGGTTCTGCCCTTTTCTGGCTAAAATAAAGAAGGAtaataaattgaaaaacataTAGGTGACAATGACCATGGTGTGTGCTTGTTTCTTTGTGGTGTTCCTGCATGCTCACTAATTGGCCTAAATAAATGAGACAGAAATAAACCAAAGACCAAAACATTCATCTCATAATATTTTAGTAATCTaggaaaaaatgtcacagtttTTCAAATCTAGCTTGAACTCTTTCATACACCGGTCATTGCCAGATTTCATGGTTATAAATGGGTTGTGAAACTCTTGCCTTTAGGGTTGGCTGGTAGTATCTCACCCTGCCCTGTAATAATAGAATATCTCATTTATGAATGCTGATAGCCTTATGATGAGACACCTACTCTTTGGAGGTGAAGCGGGAAGTTGAAGACTGACGGAATAACACCATCTTTCAGTCTCACGATCTGACCGGTCCGGTCAAAATCTTCTGGCTTAAAATGTTCACTGCAGAGCACAGACGAGTCAGTTGCAGTGAAGCCTTCTCTCCTTAAGGCCACTTCCCACTTCTTCCTCACATCTTTTTTGGGAAACCTTAAAatcgaaattaaataaaagagagagagattCAGAAGAGTCTACACAAACATGATATACATGATAAAGGAAGTCcatcttgttttcttcattcttcttaCAATTTAATTCCTAGTTTTCAATTTtctatctacattttttattcatttttttctatttatttcattctttaaattttttagaacattttgttttgtcaacaaaataaaaatttcacatttctatTGATGATAAACCAAGCAGCTAAAATCATGAGTAAGTTTCTTTGCAAACTATTCTATAGTCAGATGTTCAGTTGTTCCTATTTGCAAATCAGTGAgtgaatgtctgtcgaatatccaactaacttcacctcAGTAATCAGTGGAGTGGGATGGCAATGAAAGATATTTAATAccagttatatttgttttatttctacagtAGCATTGCTGTGCCATTTTTATGgaatatatgatttaaaaagtctcaGTTAGCCTTCATAGCTGAGTGAACACCAGCACTAGATAGCTACGTTAGCTGTCAAAGATTCCACTGGTGTAGATAACAACACAGTAATAATATAGTCTATTccctaaataaaaccaataaaaatgttcaaacttactTGTGAAAGGTAATCCCCGATCCCTGGCTTCAATAGTCCGCCAGTTTGAGCAGGCATATGCCGCACAATGCTCAGGCATcttgtgtttgtcttctttatttttgtttgtcttggcGACAGGACGAccggtccaagatggcggccgCAATTCCTGCGCTCCAGCAGCCAATGCGGCATCTACTCTCTATATGATATCTATGGcagcatctattatttattgCAATACTCAGTAAAGCCACAAGAGTGCAGCATCTGTAACTCATTAGAATACCCAGTAATAATGTAAGTGAATGGTTGCAAAGCTCACagctacatttaaatgtatctaaaaCTGTGTGTATGTATTTTTCAAAGAGAGTGAGTACTGAATCTGATCCTAACATCATGGTAAAAGGTCAAAGTCTTGAAGTGGTCCAAGAATTTAAATGTCTTGGAGTAGTTTTAGATTCACAACTTGATTTTAAAAGACATGTAAAGAAAACTCTTAACAGAATTAAATTTAACTTATCAAATTTCAGATATATCAGAAACAACTTAACCCTAGAGTCtgctaaactgtattttgatgcTATGATCATGTCGCACTTATCATACTGCTTAACCAGCTGGGCATCGGCCAACATAACAACTCTGAAATCCATCAAAACACTCCATAAACAAGCTCTAAAAGTACTAGACAGAAAGCCCAAAGCCCACCATCACTGTAATATACTGAAAAGACACAACCTGCTGGACTGGAATAATAATGTCAAATACAATGATTCAATTCTAGTTTACAAAATTCTTCATGGCCTGGcccaggggtggccaaccctggtcctcaggagcctcaacgctgcctgttttctagttctccctgaccagcttcctgctgatAAGTTGACGTaaatgattccacatcctgattgactgaacacacctgatttcaattgtcagcatcaatcagtctggggagagctggaaaacaggcagggttgaggctcttgaggaccagggttggccacccctggcCTGGCCCCTCCTCCTCTACagacatttattacaaaaaacacaaacagggcTACTAGAGCTGTTTCCAGGGGTGACTGCACTGTTCCTCTCAGGAAGAGCGCCTTTAGTCAGGCTGTGTTCTCCTTCAGGGCGTCTCACACCTGGAACTCAATTCCCACAACAATAAGACAACTGACAACTTTGAGCTCATTTAGCAAACAGATAAAATCCTGGCTTTTAGACAATCAAAACTGCCACCACGGCTCTGTATAAActgctattgttttttttttgttttttttgtttcccttaaatgttgcttttatgttttatgaatttCCTGTTGTGTATTTCTCAATTGACAAcccaatttgttttttctgctgttttcagacTTCTGTTTACCTTTTATGTATTGTTTTAACTTGTACTTTTACTTGGAGATGAACAACCATTTCCATagggactaaagatggaaattagtctaaaagactataatcttatatatttgcatttttaaatgctttattatatatgctgtccctgtcttaaataaacaatcaatcaatcagtgcTTGTAATGGAGAGGCAATCTTGCTGTAATTCTTGATGAAGCGGCTATAGAAATTAGCAANNNNNNNNNNNNNNNNNNNNNNNNNNNNNNNNNNNNNNNNNNNNNNNNNNNNNNNNNNNNNNNNNNNNNNNNNNNNNNNNNNNNNNNNNNNNNNNNNNNNNNNNNNNNNNNNNNNNNNNNNNNNNNNNNNNNNNNNNNNNNNNNNNNNNNNNNNNNNNNNNNNNNNNNNNNNNNNNNNNNNNNNNNNNNNNNNNNNNNNNNNNNNNNNNNNNNNNNNNNNNNNNNNNNNNNNNNNNNNNNNNNNNNNNNNNNNNNNNNNNNNNNNNNNNNNNNNNNNNNNNNNcacaagagggcagcatctgtaactcatggcaatacccagtaaagccacaagagggcagcatctatTATTTATGGCACTACCCAGTAAAACCGCAGGAGAGCAGCATTTGTAACACATGAGAATATCCAATAGAGTATACtcatctttagcattttcatgtgtgaaagaatgtgtaaaacccatagactgtatataagaataattattatttttacagtcaatggtaaaaccgcagattaaataaaataactggaataaaaacgtttttatttttattttttaccctttGTTCATGTATAAACCTCATGgataaaatgttagaaatggacatgctataaaaaaatggtgaagacgaaaaaaattaaataaaaatttggcAGAGGAAAACcaactcaaaataaaagaattgcaATGCGTAggtaaattattattgttttgtttaatgtttgaaaTAGACCActtgaaaaaatgagaaaagtagcctaattaaaaaatctggtttttaaatgttgtgttttccaTTTACATGCAAGAGTAAACTGTACAAAATGATGTCAATGTTAATTAATTGTTCAGTATTCAACAATATTTCTTGGGTTCCATAGAACCGTATTGTCACTTATGTCGTACTGTAGTTGCAGCAATAGGAAAGCATCTGTAACTCATGGCAATACCCGgtaaagccacaagagggcagcatctatTATTTATGGCACTACCCAGgaaagccacaagagggcagcatctgtAACTCATGATAATACCCAGgaaagccacaagagggcagcatctgtAACTCATGATAATAcccagtaaagccacaagagggcagcatctgtTATTTATGGTAATACCCAGTcaagccacaagagggcagcatctatTATTTATGGCAATACCCAGTcaagccacaagagggcagcatctattatttatggcaatacccagtatagccacaagagggcagcatctgtGATTCTTGCCAATACCCAGTAGAATCACAGGAGAGCAGCATTTGTAACTCATGAGAATATCCAATAGAGCATACCcttctttagcattttcatgtgtgaaagaatgtgtaaaacccatagactgtatataagaataattattatttttacagtcaatggtaaaacCGCAGATTGCATAAAATAACTGGGATTAAAAccgtttttattgttattttttacccTTTGTTCATGTATAAACCTCATGgataaaatgttagaaatggGCATGCCTTAAAAAATGGTGAAGacgaaaaaaattaaataatacattgGCAGAGGAAAGTCAactcaaaataataaatttgcaatgcatatgtaaattattattgttttgtttaatatttgaaataGGCCActtgaaaaaatgagaaaagtagcctaattaaaaaatatggtttttaAATGACTCTCAGGCTGACGCCTCACACAGCCAGGtaatgaccattgactgtataagaaaaaaactggacagagcaagcccccctacttccgtgttcatataggaagtaccactggattgcaaaaaggccaaagtcccattgacttacattgagaaacagacagtcatttctcagtcattatatatctcagaataatcattcttcctgtGGGGTCGCTCTGCACTGGACCCTCCAGTCAGGATGAAGATTGCAGGATGGCAAAGGAAATGAGCAGAAGCAATCACCAGGACACAGAAATCTTTTAGAGCTCTTAgatttgacatttaattttagACTCACACCAGCCAGCACACAGCATGGAGCTCTTCTCCCTCTCTCACTTGACAAATTCTCAGCCCTTTTATCTGCTGGAATCTACCAGCTCCCTTTATTGGGAGGGGTTTCAGCACTTCCCCCAGGTGAACTATTTGGTTAAACAGAACACAAAGTAAGTAAACAATCAACACAAACTTAAAGTTACCatggttttaaacaaaaactacatACAACACCCAGaaacaagttaaataaaacaccaaaacaagtCTTTgattctgctcctcctcctcctctcagatGGTTCAGTCCACTGGAAAGCAGTCAATCAGCCCCAGCTGATCCTCTTCTGGGTTGTCTCCTTGTGTGCACCCAAGTGAACATCCTGTAGAGGTCAGCCTTGGACACAGTGAGGATGATGGAACAGAATCCTCAcacttcctctgctgctttctgattaacgtCTTTTTtctaaacctaatttttttttaaagatttttttccattatcacaagttattagagttataaattgaccaatcagatggctcaataagcgtttgtgggtctgacgtcgaacgtctggggggtttgattgacagatgacgggtaaccaatgggagcagacttcatcaatgggtccatgaagaccttttaacacctactttacaattcaacaatgtaccaatcattgtcctactgttgttttcctcaatggaatgtaccgatgcagcagtttaaaacaacaagaggagcatgctgtcgacatttttagatgaggatttactctggagaaatagatttcactctgaggttatgtgctgtggacttttttgtttaacattcgtttttctttattttactgtgttgattgtagcttataaatgaTAAGTTGTGTTTCATacagaatggtacagctcctccataaaatcaccaaccaaagtttcatcttcttcacttttccagcttcagcctgaattagatgcagccgtctgaggagcgcgagacaaaattgaaaggacctggtcgtattttcaaacagaaaaaagatccagctgttctcttgttaggatggttatttattttaaataccgctgaacacgcttctcacgtgcatctgatcagactgtaacctggaaGTGCATGTGAAGTGACAAGCTGCTGCGGCGCGTGCGAAGGGGGCGCCGCACGCCGTtctccagcggcgtcacccaaatgctccttttatctcgacaaaaaggaataaatgtaagtaaatcccaaaggaccgctgacagaatcaaatgttggaatggttctccctcaaaggcttcaacaatgacttgtacaattctccggtgttattaaagtagaagctgtttacatccgctgtctcgtggtcgaggcgtggaaagaggcggagactcacaataaactcactccagattggtgacagtacttcctgtagattcatgactcagctatgactcacagagactcagaccaatcgctgaagatcgGTTCAGACGTTTGCAAAATGGCGATAgctgtttcaggaagtgacggtgaaagcggcggcctactttcgcgaggagtggaggtaatgcatttccaatgggggacctcatggctcaagaagtccagtatttttacagtcaatggttttgatCAACTAGAATTGAATCAAGACCTATgagtgttttctttgtgttggaATGATTCGAAAAATCACTCCAAAAACAGTCATGAATGtgaaaaaatccaaatctttcaaaacaacatgaatgcaaaaaactttctgcacctaaacacaaGTCACTTTATTTGTGGTGCACCATCTAACTGGAATATAAAAATAGGAGAAATTATAGAGAagtaaaaaactttcatttacatCATCAATATAAATTATTCCAGTGTGGCAGGCCAAATTTAAAGGCTTAGTGGGCTGCacatggcccccgggccgtagtttatCCATTCCtggtttaaactcttaaaagagagaagaaaaaatgtaaatgtcagCCTAATTAGATTACTTGTTTAAATTGAAAGTTAATGTAAaagtcccattctgatcatctcttgatctattttcaaagcgttcttAGAggatttttaattatgattttagaCAAATTCTGTGTTGTCTGAATtcactgagttgtgggtgggactgttggtgtgaaccaaccccgcccccttaccAACACCCatcactgagagctctctgtttacactctctcctgctagcttacagcccctcacaacctaatGCTACCtgtgcaaaaaaacataaaaatgaccaacttcatttctatccagccacacagtttagttccagatttcagctcagacgaggaaaacaaagacgttcatgtaTAGGGCAGGGtggataaaatcgattaattgatttaaatctatttaaacttaaaaggatcgataatcaattcataaaaatataaatcgatttagcacataaagctaaagtctgctagcttgatgctaaagatGAATGGGATTTACCATTGAATGGCTAATGCTAGCGCTCGATCGacctaaaaatacattgctgactaaatgaatatctttataaactcacagacatgaattttacaaacacttttaaggaaatactttaaaaaataaccatttgtggtctgaaACATTGTCTTTTCACTCATGCTTTCTTCtcctgaatttccctgaggattTACAAAGGGATTAATAttctctattctattctattctattctattctattctattctattctattctattctattctattctattctattctattctaatggaataaggtgtaatgggTTTTTTGCGGTCCTCCCAGCCACCAGGGGGAGACAAACTCTCTTCCGGCGGCTTTCACAAGAACTTCCGTCTGCCTCATGTAAACAGTGTTGGTTCTGTTGGGTATGTCCGCCTCAAGGTTACCGCCGGCTGCTCTCTCTCTGAAGCAGGTAAACGCAGACCTCTGTGAACGGACCGGGACGCTCTGCCGGTACCGCCGCCGCCGGGTCTAACCGGGTTTGTGTCAGTTCCTGCAGAGGCAGAAGGTCCTGCATATCTACAGGAGCATGCTGAGGACGATCCGACAGGTGCCAGACGAGGCAGACAGGAGGTACCTGAGGGACTGGGCCCGCGAGGAGTTCAGGAGGAACAAGGAGGCCACGAACCAGGTGAGCAGAACCCGCGCGGTTCCGGTTCTCACCGTGTCTTCAGTCAGAATTTCTAACTGCAGTGAGATTTTTATCACCAGAACTACTTTTTCTCGttcagtgttgttttttagttaagtttatttaccaaatatatatttcaaaaatgcatttttaaacgcAGCATCATTTCATAGAAATATAGTACCGCCGCTGACCAGCAGATGGCAAAAACACAGTCACACTCGTGGTTTTTGTCcatattcaatat contains:
- the lyrm2 gene encoding LYR motif-containing protein 2, translated to MSASRLPPAALSLKQFLQRQKVLHIYRSMLRTIRQVPDEADRRYLRDWAREEFRRNKEATNQDAIRMMITQARNHLEELQKSLALAQS